One Panicum virgatum strain AP13 chromosome 9K, P.virgatum_v5, whole genome shotgun sequence genomic region harbors:
- the LOC120647883 gene encoding BTB/POZ and MATH domain-containing protein 1-like, with translation MLVFHIPRRRSSNPTATGKPPLKAVKAQTKFRFISDVEVGEDAPSLTSEEVHTFEGTSGWGNGDFIKRQEFETSKHLRNDSFTVRCDIVVINEFRTEGTADAAATPPFVTVPSSNLHQHLGDLLLTEKGADVVFDVGGATFAAHRCVLATRSPVFSAELFGTMKESDTAGVVRVDEMEACVFRALLYFVYTDLFPEPRKGEEEEDVMCQHLLVAADRYDLERLKLMCEDRLCKYIDVGTVATILTLAGQHHCPGLKKACFDFLSSGANLRAVAAGEGFKHLSRSCPSIMEELVVMLGK, from the exons ATGCTCg TCTTCCACATTCCGCGGCGGCGTTCGAGCAACCCTACTGCTACAGGAAAGCCGCCCCTGAAGGCAGTGAAAGCGCAGACGAAATTCCGTTTCATCAGCGACGTGGAGGTCGGGGAGGATGCGCCGTCTTTGACATCGGAAGAAGTGCACACCTTCGAGGGCACCTCTGGGTGGGGGAACGGAGATTTCATAAAAAGGCAAGAATTTGAGACATCCAAGCATCTCAGGAATGATTCTTTCACGGTGCGGTGCGACATCGTCGTCATCAATGAGTTTCGCACTGAGGGGACAGCTGATGCTGCTGCCACCCCGCCCTTTGTTACTGTGCCCTCGTCCAACCTGCACCAGCATCTTGGTGATCTCCTCCTGACCGAGAAGGGCGCTGACGTGGTGTTCGATGTCGGAGGTGCGACGTTCGCAGCGCACCGGTGCGTGCTTGCAACCCGATCGCCGGTATTTAGCGCAGAGCTCTTTGGCACAATGAAGGAGAGTGACACCGCGGGTGTTGTCCGCGTAGATGAAATGGAGGCTTGTGTGTTTAGGGCTTTGCTCTATTTTGTGTACACCGACTTGTTTCCGGAGCCGAGGaaaggagaggaagaggaagatgtCATGTGCCAGCATCTGCTTGTTGCAGCGGACAGGTACGACTtggagaggctgaagctgatGTGTGAAGACAGGCTATGCAAGTACATTGATGTGGGCACGGTGGCAACCATACTGACACTAGCCGGGCAGCACCACTGCCCTGGGCTGAAGAAGGCGTGCTTTGATTTTCTTAGCTCTGGTGCAAATCTGAGGGCAGTTGCAGCAGGTGAAGGCTTCAAGCATCTAAGCAGAAGCTGCCCATCTATTATGGAGGAGTTGGTTGTCATGCTTGGCAAGTGA
- the LOC120647884 gene encoding BTB/POZ and MATH domain-containing protein 3-like, with protein sequence MPAPGSGAPDADDSSSASAIVAGTVTGHHVLHIEGYSRIKEETPNGKSVKSRPFRIGGRSWRILYYPNGRSSLYTDDITISLALEESATGPVKARAKFSLLDQAGKPKEIDPDV encoded by the coding sequence ATGCCGGCTCCCGGATCCGGCGCCCCTGATGCCGACGAttccagctccgcctcggccATCGTCGCGGGTACTGTCACCGGGCACCACGTCCTCCACATCGAAGGATACTCGCGCATCAAGGAGGAGACACCCAATGGCAAGAGCGTCAAGTCTCGCCCTTTCAGGATTGGAGGTCGCTCCTGGCGCATCTTGTACTACCCTAATGGCCGAAGCTCCCTGTACACCGATGACATAACCATATCCCTCGCCCTTGAAGAGAGTGCTACCGGGCCTGTCAAGGCGCGAGCCAAGTTCAGTTTGCTCGATCAGGCAGGGAAACCTAAGGAGATAGATCCGGATGTCTGA
- the LOC120650989 gene encoding BTB/POZ and MATH domain-containing protein 2-like, translating into MSASTAAAGGKPSRSSSAIVADTASGYHILRIDGYSGTKGTPTGEFHKSHTFTIGGQRWFIRYYPNGVNPASIDYVYFYLVLDQSVNKEVKAQHKIRFSDQVEATPLSFEQVITFRSHSSSVYPMFIKRENLEKSEHLKDDSFVVRCDIMIINNIYAKELPDAITPAFISVPPSDLSMHFGDLLVTQNGADVVFEVGSQTFPAHRCVLAARSPVLRAELFGAMKESVASNVVRIYDMEAQVFKALLYFMYTDSLPKAKKDDEEDEEEEDVMSQHLLVAADKYNLERLKLICEDKLCKYIDVGTVATILALAEQHHCHGLKKACFHFLSSPTNLRAVMATDGFKHLQRSCPAIMEELILMLANLVQ; encoded by the exons ATGTCCGCctctacggccgccgccggcggcaaaCCGTCGAGGTCCTCCTCCGCTATCGTCGCCGACACCGCGAGCGGGTACCACATCCTCAGGATCGATGGCTACTCCGGCACCAAGGGTACCCCAACAGGCGAGTTCCACAAGTCCCACACTTTCACCATTGGGGGTCAGCGCTGGTTCATCCGCTATTACCCCAACGGCGTCAATCCGGCGTCTATAGACTACGTATATTTTTATCTTGTGCTTGACCAAAGTGTCAACAAGGAGGTGAAAGCGCAGCACAAAATCCGTTTTTCCGATCAGGTGGAAGCGACCCCCTTGTCATTCGAACAAGTAATCACCTTCCGTAGCCATTCAAGTTCGGTCTATCCAATgttcatcaagagggaaaactTGGAGAAATCAGAGCATCTCAAGGATGATTCTTTCGTGGTCCGGTGTGACATCATGATCATCAACAATATATATGCCAAGGAGCTCCCTGATGCCATCACACCGGCTTTTATCTCCGTGCCCCCCTCAGACCTGAGCATGCACTTTGGCGATCTCCTTGTAACTCAGAATGGTGCCGACGTGGTGTTTGAGGTCGGCAGCCAGACATTCCCTGCACACCGGTGTGTGCTTGCGGCCCGGTCTCCA GTCTTGAGGGCAGAGCTCTTTGGCGCAATGAAGGAGAGTGTTGCTTCGAATGTCGTCCGCATATACGACATGGAGGCTCAGGTATTCAAGGCTTTGCTCTATTTCATGTACACTGATTCGTTGCCTAAGGCGAAaaaagatgatgaagaggacgaagaagaggaagatgtcATGTCCCAGCACTTGCTTGTCGCTGCGGACAAGTACAACTTGGAGAGGCTTAAATTGATTTGTGAAGACAAGTTATGCAAGTACATTGATGTGGGCACAGTGGCTACCATCTTGGCACTAGCGGAACAGCACCATTGCCATGGACTGAAGAAGGCATGCTTTCACTTTCTGAGCTCTCCCACAAATCTGAGGGCAGTCATGGCGACTGACGGGTTCAAACATCTACAAAGAAGCTGCCCTGCGATTATGGAGGAGTTGATTCTCATGCTTGCCAATTTGGTTCAGtga